One stretch of Euphorbia lathyris chromosome 7, ddEupLath1.1, whole genome shotgun sequence DNA includes these proteins:
- the LOC136235164 gene encoding kinesin-like protein KIN-14T has protein sequence MSSTKSVAEILHVLLGLNPNLNLTWVNSVSDIIKAQKQKQEDQQFLNSISITKEQLAALTTHLKELKIQRKQLLNEFLDLKGNIRVFCRIRAVENLGGLRTLTVADSSNIFLKLDNRKSKSYSFDRVFHPASSQDEVFSEIEPVIKSSLDGYNACIFAYGQTATGKTFTMEGRGDAPGVVPRTFKAIFKEVEESKHSFVINLSMVEIYMGSLKDLLTTPTHSIPPSLSVQTNLDGGVEIENLVSIQVNDFHQALRLYRFGCRFRSTASTNSNATSSRSHCMIRIAITCFNTPERRRHMNKIWLVDLGGSERVLKTKASGRRFDEGKAINLSLSALGDVINALQRKKHHIPFRNSKLTQVLKDSLGDDSKTLMLVHVSPKEEDLCETICSLNFATRVKNIHLGNDDTIEVQEKKEVAMANLQQQMTEIEREQLHVKKEIVKLENRLENLTGKSLFSEEQVEAYNFTEHRNGDTTVAPMSMLPSFMRPTVCSQRKSGTSYQSSGVPVSGRRRTASHRAESVTLPVKDYSDCISGHSISSCLVGLNMRNSADNATEYSQDTSESDVKLQDLPEQRKPTSASSQIAETSHIQENADRQMNRINYNKISRVDHWVDLQKNGTSTSGYNHRTKRIIAIPMPKKKHMQKENGKAQKNSDEKAYSFYDFKMHEVKSNNEKYISVTDEELGKSASEVETDKPLTMLNDLFNGDLRCNFISASQTTEGKKTLHTQKSIGESSMENDELNISSPKDNEHNGRDEAHAFSIIQADEGKKQISDSIQLNIQEVCELVQPDIDGGITWPKGDSGSSISMSEELGYQQEHNEPVAENAEGKDSDFSVQPPIKERTRDMLHLRSQKSLFTNYSNQKELNKQFNKLQGEKNNRGICHFLIQKLEILLASALLGLGFCSLGYEHEFFYSLEL, from the exons ATGAGTTCAACAAAATCTGTAGCTGAAATACTTCATGTTCTACTTGGATTAAACCCAAATCTTAACCTCACCTGGGTTAATTCAGTTTCTGATATAATTAAAGCTCAGAAACAGAAACAGGAGGATCAACAATTCCTCAACTCTATTTCAATAACAAAAG AACAACTTGCTGCCTTAACCACCCATCTAAAGGAATTGAAAATACAGAGAAAACAGCTTCTAAATGAGTTTTTGGACTTGAAAG GAAATATTCGTGTATTTTGTCGCATAAGAGCTGTGGAGAATTTAGGTGGATTAAGGACTCTAACAGTTGCTGATTcaagtaacatctttctaaaaCTGGACAATAGAAAGAGCAAGAGTTACAGTTTTGATAGAGTTTTTCACCCAGCTTCATCACAAG ATGAAGTTTTTTCAGAAATTGAACCTGTCATTAAATCTTCTCTTGATGGTTACAATGCTTGCATTTTTGCTTATGGCCAGACTGCCACTGGAAAAACTTTCACTATG GAAGGAAGAGGAGATGCTCCAGGGGTAGTTCCTCGTACATTTAAGGCAATATTCAAGGAAGTAGAGGAGAGTAAGCATTCATTTGTGATAAATTTGAGTATGGTTGAGATATACATGGGATCTCTCAAAGATTTGCTTACTACACCAACTCATTCTATCCCACCTAG TCTTTCAGTTCAAACAAATCTAGATGGAGGAGTTGAAATTGAAAACCTGGTCTCTATTCAAGTGAATGACTTCCACCAAGCTTTGAGGCTTTACAGATTCGGATGCCGTTTCAGATCAACAGCCTCAACTAACTCCAACGCAACTTCAAGCCGCTCCCATTG CATGATACGCATAGCAATAACTTGCTTCAATACTCCTGAAAGGCGGCGACATATGAACAAAATTTGGTTAGTGGACCTTGGTGGAAGTGAGCGGGTGCTGAAGACAAAGGCATCAGGAAGAAGGTTTGATGAAGGGAAAGCTATTAACTTGTCACTCTCAGCACTTGGAGATGTTATTAATGCCCTCCAAAGGAAAAAGCATCACATACCTTTCAG GAACAGCAAGCTGACACAAGTCCTCAAAGATTCTCTGG GTGATGATTCAAAAACATTAATGCTAGTCCATGTCAGCCCCAAAGAAGAAGATTTGTGTGAGACCATATGTTCGTTGAATTTTGCAACACGGGTGAAAAATATTCACCTTGGAAATGATGATACAATA GAAGTACAAGAAAAGAAGGAAGTGGCAATGGCAAATCTACAGCAACAGATGACAGAGATTGAACGTGAACAGCTGCATGTCAAAAAAGAGATTGTAAAATTAGAAAACAGATTAGAAAATCTAACAGGAAAAAGTTTATTTTCGGAAGAGCAAGTTGAGGCATATAATTTTACCGAGCACAGAAATGGAGATACAACAGTAGCTCCCATGTCAATGTTACCAAGCTTTATGAGGCCAACCGTTTGTAGCCAACGAAAATCAGGAACAAGTTACCAATCTTCAGGAGTCCCAGTCTCGGGAAGGAGAAGAACAGCGTCTCATCGTGCTGAGTCTGTCACTCTGCCTGTGAAGGATTATTCAGACTGCATATCAGGACATAGTATTTCTAGTTGTTTGGTTGGATTGAACATGAGAAACAGTGCTGATAATGCAACAGAATACAGCCAAGACACGTCTGAATCAGATGTTAAACTGCAAGATCTTCCAGAACAAAGAAAACCGACAAGTGCATCTAGTCAGATTGCGGAGACTAGTCACATTCAGGAAAATGCAGATAGACAAATGAACAGGATTAATTACAACAAAATTTCCAGGGTTGACCATTGGGTTGATCTGCAAAAGAATGGGACTAGCACGAGTGGTTATAATCATAGGACTAAGCGGATTATAGCAATACCTATGCCAAAGAAGAAACATATGCAGAAAGAGAATGGAAAAGCACAAAAGAATTCTGATGAAAAAGCATACAGCTTTTATGACTTCAAAATGCACGAGGTAAAAAGCAATAATGAGAAATATATATCAGTTACAGATGAGGAACTTGGAAAGTCCGCATCAGAAGTAGAAACAGACAAACCACTGACTATGCTAAATGATTTATTCAATGGAGACCTGAGATGTAATTTCATTTCTGCATCGCAGACAACTGAAGGGAAGAAAACGTTACATACACAAAAATCTATAGGTGAATCATCAATGGAAAATGACGAACTGAACATTTCTTCTCCAAAAGACAATGAACATAATGGTCGTGATGAAGCACATGCATTTTCTATCATACAGGCAGATGAAGGCAAGAAACAAATTTCAGACAGTATTCAGTTAAATATTCAGGAGGTCTGTGAACTCGTGCAACCTGATATAGACGGTGGTATCACTTGGCCAAAGGGGGACTCTGGCAGCTCCATCTCCATGTCAGAAGAATTAGGCTATCAGCAAGAACACAATGAACCAGTTGCAGAAAATGCTGAAGGGAAAGACTCGGATTTCTCTGTTCAGCCACCAATAAAAGAAAGAACACGTGACATGCTCCATCTGAGATCTCAAAAATCCTTATTTACAAACTACTCAAACCAGAAGGAATTAAACAAGCAGTTTAATAAACTTCAAGGAGAAAAGAATAATAGAG GGATATGTCATTTTCTTATACAGAAACTGGAGATTCTACTTGCCAGTGCTCTTCTAGGATTGGGGTTTTGTAGTCTGGGATATGAGCATGAATTCTTCTACAGTTTAGAGCTTTGA